The Sagittula stellata E-37 sequence GCGCAGGACCCGGCGATCCTTTCGGCGGTGGCGGCACAAAATGCGCATACGGCGGACTACGACGCCGCCATGATCGAGGCCATGGACCAGACATGGCGGGCCGAGGTCGGCACCGGTGCGTCCGAACTGGTGGACGGGGTCCTGATGAACCCGGCGTCCGACCTCCTGCGCGCCCGGGTGGCGGAATCGGGCGGCATGATGACCGAAGTGTTCGTGATGGATGCCCAAGGACTGAACGTCGCCGCCTCGCAGGCCACCTCCGACTACTGGCAGGGGGACGAGGACAAGTACCAGCAGACCTACAGCGTGGGTTCTGGCGCGGTGCATGTCTCGGAGATCGAGTTCGACGAATCCAGCCAGACCTACCAGGTGCAGGTCTCCATCACCCTCAGCGACCCGGACACCGGCGCCCCGATCGGCGCCATGACCATCGGAATCGACGCCGAAGCGCTGATGTAAGCCTCCGCCAGCCAAATCGACGCGCGGTGGGCCCACCCGCCGCGCGGAAAAATCGGGAAAAACCTGAGAGAAATGCGATGTCCGAGCAACAAGCTTCAGACGGCCGACAGGCCGGTGCCCGCCACTCCATCTTCGTCCGCTGTGCCGCGATCATGGCGTTGACCACCGTCGTCGTCGCGGGTGTTCTGTCCGTCA is a genomic window containing:
- a CDS encoding PDC sensor domain-containing protein; protein product: MRSALITAMFGLSATLAFAAEPEANVQAFIDTQIAPWAQDPAILSAVAAQNAHTADYDAAMIEAMDQTWRAEVGTGASELVDGVLMNPASDLLRARVAESGGMMTEVFVMDAQGLNVAASQATSDYWQGDEDKYQQTYSVGSGAVHVSEIEFDESSQTYQVQVSITLSDPDTGAPIGAMTIGIDAEALM